In Salmonella enterica subsp. enterica serovar Typhimurium str. LT2, a single window of DNA contains:
- the malE gene encoding maltose transport protein (ABC superfamily (bind_prot); substrate recognition for transport and chemotaxis; maltose-binding periplasmic protein precursor (maltodextrin-binding protein) (MMBP). (SW:MALE_SALTY)): protein MGDMKIKTGVGILALSALTTMMISAPALAKIEEGKLVIWINGDKGYNGLAEVGKKFEQDTGIKVTVEHPDKLEEKFPQVAATGDGPDIIFWAHDRFGGYAQSGLLAEVTPDKAFQDKLYPFTWDAVRYNGKLIAYPIAVEALSLIYNKDLVPNPPKTWEEIPALDKELKVKGKSAIMFNLQEPYFTWPLIAADGGYAFKFENGKYDVKDVGVDNAGAKAGLTFLIDMIKNKNMSADTDYSIAEAAFNKGETAMTINGPWAWSNIDKSKVNYGVTLLPTFKGKPSKPFVGVLSAGINAASPNKELAKEFLENYLLTDQGLEAVNKDKPLGAVALKSFQEQLAKDPRIAATMDNAQKGEIMPNIPQMSAFWYAVRTAVINAASGRQTVDAALKDAQSRITK from the coding sequence ATGGGAGATATGAAGATTAAAACTGGCGTAGGCATCCTCGCATTATCCGCACTTACGACGATGATGATTTCCGCCCCGGCTCTCGCCAAAATTGAAGAAGGTAAACTGGTTATCTGGATCAACGGCGACAAGGGTTATAACGGTCTGGCCGAGGTCGGTAAAAAATTTGAGCAAGACACCGGCATTAAAGTGACCGTTGAGCACCCGGATAAGCTGGAAGAGAAATTCCCGCAGGTGGCAGCCACCGGCGACGGTCCTGACATTATCTTCTGGGCGCACGACCGTTTTGGCGGCTACGCGCAGTCTGGTCTGCTGGCGGAGGTCACTCCGGATAAAGCGTTTCAGGACAAACTCTATCCGTTCACCTGGGATGCGGTACGTTATAACGGCAAGCTGATCGCCTACCCCATCGCCGTTGAAGCCCTCTCCCTGATTTATAACAAAGACCTCGTCCCGAACCCGCCGAAAACCTGGGAAGAGATCCCGGCGCTGGATAAAGAGCTAAAAGTGAAAGGGAAGTCGGCGATAATGTTCAACCTGCAAGAGCCGTATTTCACCTGGCCTTTGATCGCCGCTGACGGCGGTTACGCGTTCAAATTTGAAAACGGCAAGTATGACGTGAAAGACGTTGGTGTCGACAACGCCGGCGCGAAAGCGGGCCTGACTTTCCTGATCGATATGATCAAGAACAAAAATATGAGCGCCGATACCGATTACTCCATCGCCGAAGCGGCCTTCAATAAAGGCGAAACGGCAATGACCATCAACGGTCCGTGGGCATGGTCGAACATCGACAAGAGCAAAGTCAACTACGGTGTCACCCTGCTGCCGACCTTCAAAGGTAAACCCTCGAAACCGTTCGTCGGCGTGCTGAGCGCGGGGATTAACGCTGCCAGCCCGAATAAAGAGCTGGCGAAAGAGTTCCTCGAAAACTACCTGCTGACCGATCAGGGTCTGGAAGCGGTGAACAAAGATAAACCGCTGGGCGCCGTGGCGCTGAAATCTTTCCAGGAGCAGTTAGCGAAAGACCCCCGTATCGCCGCCACCATGGATAACGCCCAGAAAGGCGAGATCATGCCGAATATTCCGCAGATGTCCGCCTTCTGGTATGCGGTACGTACGGCTGTGATCAACGCCGCCAGCGGCCGTCAAACCGTGGATGCCGCGCTGAAAGATGCACAAAGCCGTATCACTAAGTAA
- the ubiC gene encoding chorismate pyruvate lyase (similar to E. coli chorismate lyase (AAC77009.1); Blastp hit to AAC77009.1 (202 aa), 86% identity in aa 38 - 202) — MSHPALTQLRALRYFDAIPALEPHLLDWLLLEDSMTKRFEQQGKRVSVTLIREAFVGQSEVEEASGLLPSESRYWLREILLCADGEPWLAGRTVVPESTLCGPEQVLQHLGKTPLGRYLFTSSTLTRDFIEIGRDATLWGRRSRLRLSGKPLLLTELFLPASPLY, encoded by the coding sequence ATGTCACACCCTGCGTTAACGCAACTGCGTGCGCTGCGCTATTTTGATGCGATTCCTGCGCTTGAACCCCATTTGCTGGACTGGCTGTTGCTGGAAGATTCTATGACTAAACGTTTTGAGCAGCAGGGAAAGCGGGTAAGCGTGACGCTGATTCGGGAAGCGTTTGTCGGCCAAAGTGAGGTCGAGGAAGCATCAGGTTTACTGCCATCCGAGTCCCGCTACTGGTTACGTGAGATACTGCTTTGCGCTGACGGCGAGCCCTGGCTTGCCGGACGTACCGTGGTACCGGAATCCACGCTGTGCGGACCTGAACAGGTCTTACAACATCTGGGTAAAACCCCGCTTGGACGTTATCTATTTACATCATCGACACTGACCCGCGATTTTATTGAAATTGGACGCGATGCAACGCTGTGGGGGCGCCGCTCTCGACTGCGGTTGAGCGGAAAACCGCTGTTGCTTACCGAGCTTTTTTTACCTGCATCGCCGCTGTACTGA
- the malM gene encoding periplasmic protein of mal regulon (maltose operon periplasmic protein precursor. (SW:MALM_SALTY)), with protein MKMKKSLVALCLTAGLFASVPGISLAEVNYVPQNTSAAPVIPAAALQQLTWTPVDQSKTQSTQLATGGQRLDVAGITGPVAAYSVPANIGELTLTLTSEVNKQASVFAPNVLILDQNMTPSAFFPSSYFTYQQPGVMSADRLEGVMRLTPALGQQKLYVLVFTTEKDLQQTTTLLDPAKAYAKGVGNSIPDIPDPVARHTTDGVVKLKVKTNSSSSVLVGPLFGSSGTGPVTVGNTAAPVAAPAPVAPKKSEPMLNDTESYFNKAIKDAVAKGDVDKALKLLDEAERLGSTSARSTFISSVKGKG; from the coding sequence ATGAAAATGAAGAAAAGTCTCGTCGCCCTCTGTTTAACCGCAGGGCTGTTCGCCAGCGTGCCGGGTATCAGCCTGGCGGAAGTGAACTATGTACCGCAAAATACCAGCGCCGCGCCCGTTATTCCTGCTGCTGCGCTACAGCAATTAACCTGGACGCCTGTAGATCAGTCAAAAACGCAGTCTACCCAACTGGCGACTGGCGGCCAGCGCCTTGACGTCGCCGGCATTACCGGCCCGGTCGCCGCTTATAGCGTTCCGGCGAATATCGGCGAGCTGACATTAACTCTGACCAGCGAGGTCAATAAGCAAGCCAGCGTTTTTGCGCCAAACGTGTTGATTCTTGACCAAAATATGACGCCTTCGGCGTTCTTCCCCAGCAGTTACTTTACTTATCAGCAGCCGGGCGTCATGAGCGCAGACCGGCTGGAAGGCGTGATGCGCCTGACGCCTGCGTTGGGGCAGCAGAAACTCTATGTTCTGGTGTTTACGACCGAAAAAGATCTTCAGCAAACCACTACGCTGCTCGATCCGGCAAAAGCCTATGCCAAAGGCGTCGGTAACTCTATCCCGGATATTCCCGATCCAGTTGCTCGCCATACCACTGACGGCGTGGTGAAACTGAAGGTGAAAACCAACAGCAGCTCCAGCGTATTGGTCGGGCCGTTGTTTGGCTCGTCCGGTACCGGGCCGGTAACGGTAGGCAATACCGCCGCGCCGGTCGCTGCGCCAGCGCCAGTCGCGCCGAAGAAAAGCGAGCCGATGTTGAACGATACGGAAAGCTACTTTAATAAAGCGATTAAGGATGCCGTAGCGAAAGGCGACGTCGATAAAGCGCTGAAACTGCTTGATGAGGCCGAACGTCTGGGATCGACATCTGCCCGTTCCACCTTTATCAGCAGTGTAAAAGGCAAGGGGTAA
- the ubiA gene encoding p-hydroxybenzoate: octaprenyltransferase (similar to E. coli 4-hydroxybenzoate-octaprenyltransferase (AAC77010.1); Blastp hit to AAC77010.1 (290 aa), 93% identity in aa 1 - 290) translates to MEWSLTQSKLLAFHRLMRTDKPIGALLLLWPTLWALWVATPGMPQLWILAVFVAGVWLMRAAGCVVNDYADRKFDGHVKRTVNRPLPSGAVTEKEARNLFVVLVLLAFLLVLTLNAMTILLSVAALALAWVYPFMKRYTHLPQVVLGAAFGWSIPMAFAAVSESLPLSCWLMFLANILWAVAYDTQYAMVDRDDDIKIGIKSTAILFGRYDTLIIGILQLGVMALMALIGWLNGLGWGYYWAVLVAGALFVYQQKLIANREREACFKAFMNNNYVGLVLFLGLAMSYWHF, encoded by the coding sequence ATGGAGTGGAGTCTGACGCAGAGTAAGCTGCTGGCGTTTCACCGTTTGATGCGTACAGATAAGCCTATTGGCGCGTTGCTGCTGCTCTGGCCGACGCTTTGGGCGCTATGGGTGGCGACGCCGGGTATGCCTCAGCTGTGGATTTTGGCAGTTTTTGTCGCTGGCGTGTGGTTAATGCGCGCGGCGGGCTGCGTGGTAAATGATTATGCCGATCGTAAATTTGACGGACATGTAAAACGTACGGTCAACCGGCCTTTACCCAGCGGCGCCGTGACAGAGAAAGAAGCGCGCAACCTGTTTGTGGTGCTGGTGCTGCTGGCGTTTCTGTTGGTGCTGACGCTGAACGCCATGACGATTCTGCTTTCCGTGGCGGCGCTGGCGTTGGCCTGGGTTTATCCCTTTATGAAACGCTACACCCACCTGCCGCAGGTCGTGCTGGGGGCCGCTTTCGGCTGGTCAATCCCCATGGCGTTCGCCGCGGTGAGCGAATCCCTGCCGTTGAGCTGCTGGCTGATGTTCCTCGCCAATATTCTCTGGGCAGTGGCTTACGATACGCAATATGCGATGGTCGACAGAGATGATGATATCAAGATAGGCATTAAATCGACGGCGATCTTGTTTGGTCGTTATGACACATTGATTATCGGGATTCTGCAGCTTGGCGTCATGGCGTTAATGGCGCTGATCGGCTGGTTGAATGGTCTGGGATGGGGATATTACTGGGCTGTGCTGGTGGCGGGCGCGCTGTTTGTCTACCAGCAAAAACTGATTGCGAACCGTGAGCGTGAAGCCTGCTTTAAAGCCTTTATGAACAATAACTACGTTGGCCTGGTGCTATTTTTAGGGCTGGCGATGAGTTACTGGCACTTCTGA
- the dgkA gene encoding diacylglycerol kinase (similar to E. coli diacylglycerol kinase (AAC77012.1); Blastp hit to AAC77012.1 (122 aa), 86% identity in aa 1 - 121), with translation MANNTTGFTRIIKAAGYSWKGFRAAWTHEAAFRQESLAVLLGVIIACWLDVDAITRVLLIGSVLLIMIVEILNSAIEAVVDRIGSEYHELSGRAKDMGSAAVLLSIFVALMTWGILLWSHFR, from the coding sequence ATGGCCAATAATACCACTGGATTCACCAGAATTATCAAAGCGGCAGGATATTCCTGGAAAGGATTTCGCGCCGCATGGACTCACGAAGCGGCGTTTCGCCAGGAAAGCCTCGCGGTATTGCTGGGCGTCATCATCGCCTGCTGGCTGGATGTGGATGCGATTACCCGTGTGTTATTGATAGGTTCCGTTTTACTTATCATGATTGTTGAAATCCTCAACAGCGCTATTGAAGCGGTCGTGGACCGCATCGGTTCTGAATACCATGAGCTTTCCGGCCGTGCGAAAGATATGGGATCGGCTGCGGTGCTACTGTCTATTTTCGTTGCCCTGATGACCTGGGGCATCCTGTTATGGTCACATTTTCGATAA
- the malK gene encoding maltose transport protein (bifunctional; ABC superfamily (atp_bind); maltose/maltodextrin transport ATP-binding protein malk. (SW:MALK_SALTY)): MASVQLRNVTKAWGDVVVSKDINLDIHDGEFVVFVGPSGCGKSTLLRMIAGLETITSGDLFIGETRMNDIPPAERGVGMVFQSYALYPHLSVAENMSFGLKLAGAKKEVMNQRVNQVAEVLQLAHLLERKPKALSGGQRQRVAIGRTLVAEPRVFLLDEPLSNLDAALRVQMRIEISRLHKRLGRTMIYVTHDQVEAMTLADKIVVLDAGRVAQVGKPLELYHYPADRFVAGFIGSPKMNFLPVKVTATAIEQVQVELPNRQQIWLPVESRGVQVGANMSLGIRPEHLLPSDIADVTLEGEVQVVEQLGHETQIHIQIPAIRQNLVYRQNDVVLVEEGATFAIGLPPERCHLFREDGSACRRLHQEPGV, from the coding sequence ATGGCGAGCGTACAGCTACGAAATGTAACGAAAGCCTGGGGTGACGTGGTGGTATCGAAAGATATTAACCTCGATATCCATGACGGGGAGTTCGTGGTGTTTGTGGGACCGTCAGGCTGTGGTAAATCGACCTTGCTGCGTATGATCGCCGGGCTTGAAACCATCACCAGTGGCGACCTGTTTATCGGGGAAACCCGTATGAATGATATTCCGCCTGCCGAGCGCGGCGTGGGCATGGTATTCCAGTCTTATGCGCTCTATCCCCATCTCTCCGTTGCAGAAAACATGTCTTTCGGCCTCAAGCTGGCGGGCGCCAAAAAAGAGGTAATGAATCAACGCGTCAACCAGGTGGCGGAAGTGCTGCAACTGGCGCATCTGCTGGAACGTAAGCCAAAAGCGCTTTCCGGCGGGCAGCGTCAGCGCGTAGCGATTGGCCGCACGCTGGTGGCGGAGCCGCGTGTGTTTTTGCTGGATGAACCGCTCTCTAACCTGGATGCCGCGCTACGCGTGCAGATGCGCATTGAAATTTCTCGCCTGCATAAACGTCTGGGCCGCACGATGATTTACGTCACCCACGATCAGGTCGAGGCGATGACCCTGGCCGACAAAATCGTGGTGCTGGACGCCGGTCGCGTCGCGCAGGTCGGTAAGCCGCTGGAGCTGTACCACTATCCGGCGGACCGTTTTGTCGCGGGCTTCATCGGCTCGCCGAAGATGAACTTCCTGCCGGTGAAAGTGACCGCCACCGCGATTGAACAAGTCCAGGTCGAACTGCCGAATCGCCAGCAAATCTGGCTGCCGGTCGAAAGTCGCGGCGTGCAGGTCGGCGCCAATATGTCTTTAGGCATTCGGCCGGAACACCTGCTGCCGAGCGATATCGCCGATGTCACCCTGGAAGGCGAAGTCCAGGTGGTCGAGCAGTTAGGGCACGAAACACAAATTCATATCCAGATCCCCGCCATCCGTCAAAACCTGGTTTATCGCCAGAATGACGTGGTGTTGGTAGAAGAGGGCGCCACATTCGCTATCGGCCTGCCGCCAGAGCGCTGTCATCTGTTCCGCGAGGATGGCAGCGCATGTCGTCGTCTGCATCAAGAGCCGGGTGTTTAA
- the lamB gene encoding phage lambda receptor protein (maltose high-affinity receptor; facilitates diffusion of maltose and maltoseoligosaccharides; maltoporin precursor (maltose-inducible porin) (lambda receptorprotein). (SW:LAMB_SALTY)), translated as MMITLRKLPLAVAVAAGVMSAQAMAVDFHGYARSGIGWTGSGGEQQCFQATGAQSKYRLGNECETYAELKLGQEVWKEGDKSFYFDTNVAYSVNQQNDWESTDPAFREANVQGKNLIEWLPGSTIWAGKRFYQRHDVHMIDFYYWDISGPGAGIENIDLGFGKLSLAATRSTEAGGSYTFSSQNIYDEVKDTANDVFDVRLAGLQTNPDGVLELGVDYGRANTTDGYKLADGASKDGWMFTAEHTQSMLKGYNKFVVQYATDAMTTQGKGQARGSDGSSSFTEELSDGTKINYANKVINNNGNMWRILDHGAISLGDKWDLMYVGMYQNIDWDNNLGTEWWTVGVRPMYKWTPIMSTLLEVGYDNVKSQQTGDRNNQYKITLAQQWQAGDSIWSRPAIRIFATYAKWDEKWGYIKDGDNISRYAAATNSGISTNSRGDSDEWTFGAQMEIWW; from the coding sequence ATGATGATTACTCTGCGCAAACTCCCACTGGCGGTTGCTGTCGCAGCGGGCGTAATGTCCGCTCAGGCAATGGCTGTCGATTTCCACGGTTACGCCCGTTCCGGTATTGGCTGGACGGGAAGCGGCGGCGAACAACAGTGTTTCCAGGCAACGGGTGCCCAAAGTAAATACCGTCTCGGTAACGAATGTGAAACCTATGCGGAACTGAAACTGGGCCAGGAAGTGTGGAAAGAGGGCGATAAGAGCTTCTATTTCGACACCAACGTCGCCTATTCGGTTAACCAGCAGAACGACTGGGAATCGACCGATCCCGCCTTCCGCGAAGCGAACGTGCAGGGTAAAAACCTGATTGAATGGCTGCCGGGCTCTACCATCTGGGCCGGTAAGCGCTTCTATCAGCGTCATGACGTACACATGATCGACTTCTACTACTGGGATATTTCAGGTCCTGGCGCAGGTATCGAAAATATCGATCTGGGCTTCGGTAAGCTTTCACTGGCGGCGACCCGGTCTACTGAAGCGGGCGGCTCTTACACCTTCAGCAGCCAGAATATTTATGATGAAGTGAAAGATACCGCTAACGACGTCTTTGACGTACGTCTGGCTGGTCTGCAAACGAACCCGGACGGCGTACTGGAGCTAGGCGTTGATTACGGTCGCGCCAATACGACCGATGGTTATAAGCTGGCTGATGGGGCATCGAAAGACGGCTGGATGTTCACCGCCGAACACACGCAAAGCATGTTGAAAGGCTATAACAAGTTTGTCGTGCAATATGCCACCGATGCCATGACCACGCAGGGTAAAGGCCAGGCGCGCGGTTCCGACGGTTCTTCATCTTTCACTGAAGAATTGTCTGATGGAACCAAAATTAATTACGCCAATAAGGTCATCAATAATAATGGCAATATGTGGCGTATTTTGGATCATGGCGCCATCTCGCTTGGTGATAAATGGGATTTGATGTACGTCGGTATGTACCAGAATATCGATTGGGATAATAACCTGGGTACTGAGTGGTGGACCGTGGGTGTACGTCCAATGTACAAGTGGACGCCAATCATGAGCACCCTGCTGGAAGTCGGCTACGACAACGTGAAATCTCAGCAGACCGGCGATCGTAACAATCAATATAAAATCACCCTGGCGCAACAGTGGCAGGCGGGCGACAGCATCTGGTCGCGTCCGGCTATCCGTATTTTCGCCACCTACGCGAAATGGGATGAGAAATGGGGCTATATCAAAGACGGCGATAACATTTCCCGTTATGCCGCAGCGACTAACTCCGGCATTTCCACCAACAGCCGTGGCGATAGCGATGAGTGGACCTTCGGCGCCCAGATGGAAATCTGGTGGTAA
- the plsB gene encoding glycerolphosphate acyltransferase activity (similar to E. coli glycerol-3-phosphate acyltransferase (AAC77011.1); Blastp hit to AAC77011.1 (827 aa), 94% identity in aa 21 - 826) — protein sequence MSGWPRIYYKLLNLPLSILVKSKSIPAEPAQELGLDTSRPIMYVLPYNSKADLLTLRAQCLAHDLPDPLEPLEIDGALLPRYVFIHGGPRVFTYYTPKEESVKLFHDYLDLHRSNPALDVQMVPVSVMFGRAPGREKGEDNPPLRMLNGVQKFFAISWLGRDSFVRFSPSVSLRRMADEHGTDKIIAQKLARVARMHFARQRLAAVGPRLPARQDLFNKLLASKAIARAVEDEARSKKISHEKAQQNAIALMEEIAANFSYEMIRLTDRILGFTWNRLYQGINVHNAERVRQLAHDGHEIVYVPCHRSHMDYLLLSYVLYHQGLVPPHIAAGINLNFWPAGPIFRRLGAFFIRRTFKGNKLYSTVFREYLGELFSRGYSVEYFVEGGRSRTGRLLDPKTGTLSMTIQAMLRGGTRPITLVPIYIGYEHVMEVGTYAKELRGATKEKESLPQMLKGLSKLRNLGQGYVNFGEPMPLMTYLNQHVPEWRESIDPIEAIRPAWLTPTVNSIAADLMVRINNAGAANAMNLCCTALLASRQRSLTREQLTEQLDCYLDLMRNVPYSTDSTVPAASAGELIAHALQMNKFEVEKDTIGDIIILPREQAVLMTYYRNNIAHMLIMPSLMAAIITQHRRISRDALQQHVEALYPMLKAELFLRWEREELASVIDALASEMQRQGLITLQDDELHINPTHSRTLQLLAAGARETLQRYAITFWLLSANPSINRSTLEKESRTVAQRLSVLHGINAPEFFDKAVFSSLVLTLRDEGYISDTGDAEPAETMKIYQMLADLITSDVRLTIESATQGE from the coding sequence ATGTCCGGCTGGCCACGAATTTACTACAAATTACTGAATTTACCATTAAGCATACTGGTAAAAAGCAAGTCTATTCCGGCGGAACCCGCCCAGGAATTGGGGCTCGATACTTCTCGCCCCATTATGTATGTCTTGCCATACAACTCAAAAGCGGACTTACTGACGCTGCGGGCGCAATGTCTGGCGCACGATCTCCCGGATCCGCTGGAGCCGCTGGAGATCGACGGCGCGCTGTTGCCACGCTATGTATTTATTCACGGCGGACCGCGTGTCTTTACCTATTACACGCCAAAAGAAGAGTCGGTGAAACTTTTTCACGATTATCTCGATCTGCATCGGAGTAATCCGGCTTTGGACGTGCAGATGGTGCCCGTTTCCGTGATGTTTGGCCGCGCGCCGGGTCGTGAAAAGGGAGAAGATAACCCGCCTTTACGTATGCTGAACGGCGTACAGAAATTCTTTGCCATCTCCTGGCTGGGTCGCGATAGCTTTGTCCGATTCTCGCCGTCCGTCTCATTGCGTCGTATGGCTGATGAACACGGCACCGATAAAATCATCGCGCAGAAGCTGGCTCGCGTGGCGCGTATGCACTTTGCTCGCCAGCGCCTGGCGGCGGTTGGCCCACGCCTGCCTGCCCGTCAGGATCTGTTTAACAAACTGCTGGCCTCGAAAGCGATCGCCCGCGCGGTAGAAGACGAAGCGCGCAGTAAAAAAATCTCTCATGAAAAAGCGCAGCAAAACGCCATTGCGCTGATGGAAGAGATCGCGGCGAACTTCTCTTACGAGATGATTCGTTTGACCGACAGGATTTTGGGGTTTACCTGGAACCGACTTTACCAGGGAATTAACGTGCATAACGCCGAGCGCGTACGCCAACTGGCGCACGACGGGCATGAAATCGTCTATGTACCCTGTCACCGCAGCCATATGGACTACTTGCTCCTTTCTTATGTGCTGTATCACCAGGGACTGGTTCCGCCGCACATTGCCGCCGGTATTAACCTTAATTTCTGGCCCGCTGGCCCGATTTTCCGTCGTCTGGGCGCGTTCTTTATTCGTCGCACCTTTAAGGGGAATAAACTCTATTCCACCGTCTTTCGCGAATACCTGGGCGAACTGTTCAGCCGCGGTTACTCGGTTGAGTATTTTGTCGAAGGAGGACGTTCGCGTACCGGACGTTTGTTAGACCCGAAAACCGGCACCCTGTCGATGACTATCCAGGCGATGCTGCGCGGCGGTACCCGTCCAATTACGTTAGTGCCTATTTACATCGGCTATGAGCACGTCATGGAAGTGGGCACCTATGCGAAAGAACTGCGCGGCGCGACAAAAGAGAAAGAGAGCCTGCCGCAGATGCTGAAAGGCTTGAGCAAGCTGCGCAATCTGGGTCAGGGCTACGTTAACTTTGGCGAACCGATGCCGCTCATGACGTACCTGAACCAGCATGTGCCGGAGTGGCGCGAATCTATCGACCCTATAGAGGCCATACGCCCAGCCTGGCTGACGCCGACGGTAAATAGTATCGCCGCCGATCTGATGGTGCGTATTAACAACGCTGGCGCGGCAAACGCGATGAACCTGTGTTGTACCGCGCTGTTAGCGTCGCGTCAGCGCTCGCTCACCCGCGAGCAGCTCACCGAGCAGCTTGATTGCTATCTCGATCTGATGCGCAATGTCCCTTATTCCACAGACTCAACCGTTCCTGCCGCCAGCGCTGGCGAGCTTATCGCTCACGCGCTGCAGATGAATAAGTTTGAGGTCGAGAAAGACACCATTGGCGATATCATCATTCTGCCGCGCGAGCAGGCGGTGTTGATGACCTACTATCGTAACAATATCGCGCATATGTTGATTATGCCTTCGCTGATGGCGGCGATTATCACCCAGCATCGTCGCATTTCGCGTGATGCGTTGCAGCAGCATGTTGAAGCGCTCTATCCGATGTTAAAAGCGGAGCTGTTCCTGCGCTGGGAGCGCGAGGAGTTAGCCTCGGTCATTGACGCGCTGGCCAGTGAAATGCAGCGTCAGGGGCTAATTACCCTGCAGGATGATGAACTGCATATCAACCCGACGCATTCCCGTACGCTGCAACTGCTGGCGGCAGGCGCGCGCGAAACGCTACAGCGTTATGCCATTACGTTCTGGCTGTTGAGCGCCAATCCGTCCATCAACCGCAGTACGCTGGAGAAAGAAAGCCGTACCGTGGCGCAACGTCTGTCTGTCCTGCACGGTATTAACGCGCCGGAGTTTTTCGACAAAGCGGTGTTCAGTTCACTCGTGTTGACGCTACGGGATGAGGGTTATATCAGTGATACGGGCGATGCCGAACCGGCAGAAACGATGAAGATATATCAGATGCTTGCCGATCTGATTACCTCTGATGTCCGTCTGACGATTGAAAGCGCGACGCAGGGCGAGTAA
- the lexA gene encoding SOS response regulator (transcriptional repressor (LexA family); LEXA repressor. (SW:LEXA_SALTY)) — protein sequence MKALTARQQEVFDLIRDHISQTGMPPTRAEIAQRLGFRSPNAAEEHLKALARKGVLEIVSGASRGIRLLQEEEDGLPLVGRVAAGEPLLAQQHIEGHYQVDPSLFKPSADFLLRVSGMSMKDIGIMDGDLLAVHKTQDVRNGQVVVARIDDEVTVKRLKKQGNKVELLPENSEFTPIVVDLREQSFTIEGLAVGVIRNGEWL from the coding sequence ATGAAAGCGTTAACGGCCAGGCAACAAGAGGTGTTTGATCTCATCCGGGATCACATCAGCCAGACAGGTATGCCACCGACGCGTGCGGAAATCGCGCAGCGTTTGGGGTTCCGTTCCCCAAACGCGGCGGAAGAACACCTTAAAGCGCTGGCGCGCAAAGGGGTGCTTGAAATCGTTTCCGGCGCATCGCGAGGTATCCGTCTGTTACAGGAAGAAGAGGACGGATTACCGCTTGTCGGGCGTGTCGCGGCGGGTGAACCGCTTCTGGCGCAGCAGCATATTGAAGGCCATTACCAGGTCGATCCTTCGCTGTTCAAACCCAGCGCCGATTTCCTGCTGCGCGTGAGCGGTATGTCGATGAAAGACATCGGTATTATGGATGGGGATTTGCTGGCGGTACATAAAACGCAGGACGTCCGTAATGGCCAGGTGGTTGTCGCTCGCATTGATGATGAAGTGACAGTAAAACGCCTGAAAAAGCAGGGCAATAAAGTGGAGCTGCTGCCGGAAAACAGCGAGTTTACACCGATAGTGGTGGATCTGCGCGAACAAAGCTTTACGATTGAAGGGCTGGCGGTAGGCGTCATTCGCAACGGGGAATGGTTGTAG